aaaattcttattccACATTATCTTATCTTATCAGATCAGTTATCTATAAATCGTTAAAAGagtttattttaagaaaattaactCAAACAACTAGATAAAGTTAAACTTTGATGCAACAATAGGCAAAGAGAAAATTTCTATTGCACAGTTGGAACTGAGAATTCTTTGCAAGGAGAAACCGAAACAGCTTGGTGTGCTATCACATGTGCAGCTAGGAAaggttataaaaataataatattgaaagGTAATACTCTAAATGTTAATGAGCTCTGAAAAACTTACTCGAGTATGAAGCCCACATatgatgtatttttattttttttttgacaatatatATGATGATATTTTGTATTAGGCTAAATCTTTTgcaaatatttctttttccttttgtaaaTACAGTGTTCAACAGTGCTCATCTCATTGCCTAATGGGCTAGGCCCAAGCAAATTTGTATTTCCTTGGTTGAGTAATAAAGTATTTTATTCAGCAAAGATTATGCAAAAAACACATGCTCGTTAAACCCTGATTGGCTCCAGAAAAAATTTGCGATTTAATAAATTCTCTCTATTTTCCCTCCTTTTCTCTCTGTTTGTCTGTCACGTTATACAGTGCTACATACACATGTGAATGCATGTAGATATAATAGTTAGGTTTTCTGTATTTAATCGTGTTTTGTAATGGGGAAAATCTCGAGCGAATTGGAAGCGGCGGAGATGAAGAAGCAAACTCTGCGGAAAACGCTGGAGCAAATCCACAGCTCTTCGTCTTCGTTTCTTTTGTTCTCGCTTCAATGGAAGGATCTGGAAGACCACTTCGACACGGCGCGTCGTTTTCTCCAGGAACAGGTGCAAGGGCTCGAGTCCAAAGAGAAGCGGTTCGAAGAGCTTGAACTGAGAGAGAAGCGGGTTGAGGAGTTGTCGAGAGGCTTCGAGGCGAAAGAGGAACGATTGAGAGAGTGTTCGAAGGAATTTGAGTTGAAAGAGGCGGACTTGGAAGAGAGAGTTAGAGAGGTTGAATCGAGAGAGGAGAGGATTGAGGAGTGTTCTAGAGATTTTGAGGTGAAAGAGAAGCGGTATGGAGAGTGCATTCGAAAGCTCAAAGCGAAAGAGAAGAGATTGGGAGAATGTTTGAAAGAATTGGAgttgaaagagaagaaaattgagGAGTATGCAGAGCGAATTCGAGAGCTTGAAGTGAAGGAGGATGGATTGAAGGAAAGTTGGAAGGAATTGGAGGAATGGAATCAGGTGTTTGAattaagagagaagaaaattgaagagAGATTTAGAGAGCTCGAGACGAAAGAGAAGCAGTTCGAAGCGCGGTTTAAAGGGCTTGAAGTGAGAGAGGAAAGCATTGAGTTGAGATTGAAAGATATTGGTTTGAAAGAGAAGAGATCAGAAGAAATCATATTGAATGAGAATAAATTGGGGGAGAGAATTAAAGAGCTCGAGTTGAAAGAGAAGCTATTTGAAAAGCGGATTAAAGAGCTtgaattgagagagaaaagattcGCTGACTCCCTTCATATCCGAGTAAAGACAGAGCCCTTAGAAGATTTTCCAGTTAACAATGTTGTTAATAAATCTTCTACTGCTAGTCTTCAATTTTGTGTAACTATGGATGGAAAGAGCTTGCAAATATTCCTAAATGAGCGCTGGAAAGAGCACGATTCGATGAGACTAGAAGTGGGTACTGCTCTTAGATTGTCATCAGACCCTGCAAAGCTTGTTTTGGATGCTATGGAAGGGTTTTACCCTCCGCGTTTGAAGAAGGGAGATCTGGAGTTTGATGAGAGTATTGTTCAAGGGAGTTGTGTTCTGTTGCTGGAGCAATTGTTGAAACTTTCACCAAGTATCAAACCTGACGTGAAACAAGAAGCAATGAGATTGGCCATTGTGTGGAGGGTGAAGATGAGGGTGGACACAAAGCATTCTCtagaggttttggggtttttgcaACTCCTAGCTTCTTATGGATTGGCCTCTgcttttgatgatgatgaactCATAATGCATTTGGAGAAAGTTTCTGAGTATGAACAGTTGCCTGGATTGTGTCAGATCCTTGGTGTTGATAATATGGCACCAGGTAAACTTTCTGAAAATTGGGCTTCATATGGCTTGCCCTCCTCTCCTATGTTTTAATTCGACTTGAAAGTGTTTTGCAAACCTGTGCGATGCACTGTAAAgttcattaaaattttgttataaatgaTAAATGTTCAAATATATACCCATAAAGTTATAGGGAATATGGAATCTAATTAATCaaaatttgtttagaaaatGCTAAAAACCACAATGAAGTCTTGTTGAGAATATACGCAAGCATAGAATTTAAAGCCTCAAGCTTCTTTAGTGACATGACCACTCCTTCCTAATCGCAAGGTTAATAGAAAGTGGCATCTGCAGGTATTTCTAGGAAGAGTACCAGATTTAACAAAAGATTCCTCATACATATCATCATTGCTAGAGATATACATTTAGCTAAGTTCATTATGTTATGCAGTTTGAAATTCTGATtacattctctttttttttgataagtacattctccttttttttgctttctgtTTTACAAGAATTCTTGTTGGCTGCTAGGAGTTTTCGTGAGAGGCAAAGTATGGTTTCACCATCTTAAATTCTCATTCTACTTACCCAAGTTGAGAAAGGAATAGAAAACATGGAACTTGGCTTTAATctcttcttcttgatttttttttggataagtgaaGAAGACAAGAACTTTTGTTGCTGctatcttctcttttctttcctcttccaGTTATAGAAATGCATGCAATAATTTTCTAAGTGCACAGGCTTCTGTTTAAATGGCCTAAGATGTTGTCTGGTGTTGACAGACAACATCTTAGGCCATTTAAACTTCTAGGTCCTGGTTTCAATGTGAACTGTGAAGGGTGATTGTTAGTTTAAGAAGGTTGTTTCGGTTTGCTTATTCTATTGACATCATGTTAAATAGCATACTTATCTGGTCCTGTCCTTTTTCCTGGCATAGATTTTCATGCTTCCAATGATATTTTGGTCATCACAAGAATACTTGTGTATGCCTTGCATGGTTGCAAGAATGACTAACAAGACCATTtgcatctctttttcttttctttccttttcttttgcttaatggaatgaaaaatattaacttttatGAAGGTGAATTTTTCCTGTTTGTTGAAGTGGCTTTAGAATATTTCCTGTTTGTTCTTCAGCGTTTTTGCATGATTTGAGTGATATCAAGAGTAAAACCCAGGCACTTTATGGTCATGAACTGTTGTTTAATATTTGGAATACAAAAATCTTATACCCTTAATCCAATCGCTAACATTTTCTGTtgaatgttaaattttttgtctTACTTTTTTAGTGAGCTGCACTGTTCATTCCCATATAAAGAGTGCGCAATTGTCAAAGGAAAGTTCGCTATTGGACAGCAGAGTGGCTTCATTAGCTGTGAATGCTCAGCAGGATCCTAAATGTTTATCTGTCAATGTGCATGGAGAGACATTGAGATCATTACTTAAAAAGCAAGTGGAGTATGATTCAATTCGAAGTAAAGTTTCTGATGCTCTTCAATCTGTACTGGATCCAGATAAGCTTGTTTTGGATGCAATAATGGGAATTTATCCTTCAAACTTAAAGGGAGATGAAGGCTTTAAGTTTTGTGTTTCTAGAAACttaattttattgttgaaaCAATTAATAGGAGTTTCGCCCCAGATTAAGCCTCTGGTGAAAGTAGAAGCCACGAAGTTTGCAAATGATTGGAAATCAAGattgaaaaagaagagagatgaTCCTTTGGAGGTCCTGGCCTTTCTGCAATTTTTAGTAGCCTATGGGTTGGCCTCTTCTTTTTATGCAAATGAGGTTCTTCGTCTTTTGGATACTGATGTTTGGCGTAAAAAGATCCCTGATTTATGTCAGGTCCTTGGCCTGACAGATATCATGCCTAgtaagttctctctctctctctctgtaccCATAAATCATCTGTGTTAAATTCTGTTCgtatgttttgaaaactttcTCATTTGAATGGGTGTCATTCCTCCTTCATGCAGTACAGTAATACCTTAGCATCACTGCCTTCACAGAAGGAACTTTCAATGGGACTTGTACATAACTGATTAACAACTTCTgcaagattttgttttgtgaaaatttttgtaatgttCTTTAAAGTTTCCTGGTTCCTATTTCTTGTATATCATTTGCTTTTGCTGAATTTGTAATGTGTTCAAATCAAAGATGGAAGAAGCGACATATATGATTGAGAAATTTAGAAAGGAAAGTTTTTAGGACATGTTATAAGAACCTGAAGGGGTGAAAAGTTTTATCTGAACTGTTATTAGATCACTTGAAGTGATGCTTAAATGTGATGAAAAGTTAATATAAACACCACTTGTTTTCCCTGTGATGATATTGCATTTTGTCAAATATTACCATGCTATGCAAGAAATCTTATAGAGAACCAAAATGGGTTTTACTTCCTGTGGTTTTAATTTAGTTTCAGTGAAGATATCTTCTCTTCATGAAAAAGAGGGTTTCCAGTAGTTAAATTCTTTCTTCTATTTGCCATGTGATATTTGGgatttcctttcatttttattttctttttatgtctTTGATTTTCCTTTGCTGCAATTATTGTCATCATTGTTACACTGATTAAAAAAATGGCCATACCCAATATACAATGCTCCCACTTCTGTGGGATTTGAAAAGGTTGTTGGAAAGGGATAATTCCTAGACGTTGTTGCACTAATTATATTTAAGCATTTTAGTCCTTTTAAGGGTAATTTCTTAATGCTAATAGTTCCTTTATTAAATGTAATAGATTTCATTCAAAATCATATCAAAGAAGAGCAGCAGTTAGAAGCTATTAAATATATCTGTGCACTGGAGCTGGTGGACAATTTCCCATTAGTAACTCTTTTAAATGATCATTTGAAGAACTCCAAAAGAAAAGCGGAGGACTTATGCAAGGAAGGAAATAAGTCACTTCCAGTTCAGGTATTTTTTCCACCCCCTTCTGTTTATGTTTGTATGTTCTTCTTGGTCAAACGTCCAACCACCTTCCTTGTGTACATATTTGCTCATGATTGAGTAAAACTTGCTTACAGCTTAAGGGGATGAGCAAAGAGTTAACTGCTTTAAGAGCTGTACTCAGCTGGATTGAAATTTACAAGCTTGAAGATGAAAACTTTCATGAAATCCTTGTAAAACACATTGTGGAACAGGAAAAGCAGCAGGCAGAGAAAAAGCGTGAGTATGACTCATCCAATGTCAAAAATGGACCTCGTACTAGATCCAAAGATACATTACTACAAcagcatcaacaacaacaaacaaattgTAGTCCCAAAACTTTGGGGTCGGAAatggatcctcaacaaactAATCAAGTTCGACCACAGCATACTGAGCAGAAATGTGTTGCTACAACAACCATGATAACTGCCACCACTGCACCATCCACCCTAACTTCTGGCAATACTCCAAAGTCTGAACCTCAAGAACACAGTGGAAGTAAGCGTCGTAGGACAGAAGTTCCAAGAGAGGCTCCACCAATCTATGCTGTTGGTGCCACTTCTGCTTTTCACTCTGTGCAACCCCCTAATTGGCATCCAACAGGTTTGTTTATGGGTCAAGATGCTCCATACTTCGACACATCAGCTAGACATTATAGTTTGTCAGGCCATCCTCTGCCTGACGTACATATAAACCCATACGTTTTTCCTGATTACCCTAGAGATGCACTTAGGAGACCTGGTTATTATGATAGGCCAATACGTGATCCTGCAGATACAATCAGGGGACCCGGTTTGTACAATTATCCAAGGCATTATGGTGGCTATAATTTACCACCCTCGTACCTTATTCTTTTGGACTTAAAAACACTTGCGTTTGgcaagtgcaaaaaaaaaaaaaaagccaactttttaggatttttgagcttattttagctggcccaaaaaaaaaaacatttcccttctttattttctaCAGCACTTTGAGCAAATAAACAATTAGTAAAACGCATCCAAATGCACTCACAAGCTTGTCCATTATTCTTACAGCTACAGGGTATGGGCCAAAGTTCACTTGTTAATTGCTGttcttttccttcaattttacTCTATGAGATGCATGGAGGGAATGATCATACAATGGTTTCCTAATAGGAATTTAAACAGAAATATATACATTTGCCTGAACcatatttatacaaaaaaaaaaaaaaaaaaatcttgaatcaCCTTTTTGGCTCTAATTACTGAGGGTTTGGTAAGAAGAGCAAATTCAAAATGTGTTAGTTGCTTCAATTGTACTGTCTTGATAACCTAGAACAACACAACTCAACTATACTGTAGTTCAAAATTATGTCAACAGTGTGCTGAAAATTTCAGCTCTTTTTAGCAgtcaaatctgtttttttttcccaattatatttttcctctAAGAATATCTACATTTTTTATCTTGAACTAATTGATTCCTCCCCTCACGCCTCTCTCTCGACAATGCCTTTTAATTTAAGTGATTATTAGAAAAGACTTGCGAAATGCCTGCATATATATAAGTCCATGGTCCAAGAAGACCACTTGGCTTATGAAATGATTGCATGCAAATTCCCTTggcttgtaaaatttcatgcaAGGAATGGACTGTCACGTACTTTATACTCTAGTGTTGATAAAGTTTCCTTCTTTGGCCGGCTTTCAATACCTACAAGGTAAGTGGGTTAATCACTTGCTTAGCTCATGGGTATATTAAAGTGGGGCATAGAAAATAGGAAAAGATTGTGGTTCTAAACATGTTTATAATTATCTTGCTAATAATTAAAGGGGTCGTCCATGTATTGTTTTAGTCACAACTTTTTTAATGGGCCATGcaatttgttttaataatacaCATGAATAGTTTTATAATTCATCACATAAGTGATTGGATAAGATAGCAAATTAGTATAGGCTCAGCATGCTGCATGCTTACTATAAAAgtgtaacaaaaaattttcaaaggaaaaagcATATGGTAAGGCGAAATAAAGAATGTGTACGCTAGTTTGATGTAAGGTCTTACGTATATACATGGATTTGAAGGATAAGAATAACCTTGTCTATTAATCAACTAggttaaagtttaattttaccCTACCCTCTATGTTTGGCAGTTTGGGTAGATTGTTAATTTTGTCCTAaagcttattttttttgtccttttaaTTCTTAAACTTAACATTTCTATCAAGTTAGTCATCTCGTTTTTTACCgtatataaaaagtaataaatcgGTCATTGTTCGCATAAACCTTTAACAGTGTTTTATCGGATTAATGGTAGTTTTGTAGATGGTAATGGACAAGACTTCAGGAGGACTAACTTGATAGATTTGTTGGAGTTTAAGGGTTAAAATGTCAAGAGCTAATCTCTATGAACGAAAATGacaatttaccaaaaatttaaagtatataaattgaattttttgacCAACAATTATGTCACaagtaaatatttttcttctgaTAAAGGCAAAGGAAATTTTGTGTGTAATcccttattattttaatgcttAAATAAGGTTCTAACTTccaagttgttaaaaatggtcgaatactaaaaataaacacaaagttATGGGAATGGAAGGCACTTGACTGCGAATCTTACACTAGTTAGTTATTTGAGCCATGCATGGTAaatctcaacaaaaaattttatactcTTTTATCTGttttagaatatataatttaatacttatagtaattattaatataagGAAATATTTAGTAGAGGATTGGAAGAAcatcaacaaataaaatttaaccaACTTTGTCTATTCTTGTGATCTAAAATTTTTGGACCAGGCAAAATAACTTCTTGTGAAAAACCAATCCCACCTtttgtatttgaatttgaattagtatatcaaattatcaataagcacacaataaatttcataacatttttttaccGTTGTTGAAGTGTTAACTTGTGATtgatttataacaaaaagtaaattaGGTGGTGATATCAGTGAAAGTATGTTGCACTAATAGAATGCAAAATTATGTCAAAATTTGAGTAGTAAATTAtgccattatatatatataaagagccAAATTTGATGATTAGTaaattatgtcaaattttttatggtcCAATAAATTGCATTATTTATTAACTATATCCTTAGTAACTTTTggtagaattattaaacaaacgaGATATCATGTTAGTCAAATTCAATATCTAGGTTGAGTTTCAAACTTCTTATTTTAAGAGGAAAATGTACCAATAAACAAAGATAAGAGAcataatgataataatgaatcaccttattaaaactaaaaatacaaaGATCAGAGTGATAGAAaacataaatgattttttttttttttaaatataagatagaaattttactttaacttaatctaagtatatatgtgtatgaaacttcCTTCTGAAAACTTGAATCTTGGTTCTTATCCCATCACTCAACAAGAACTTTGTATTTATAGAGTGGCTATCATATCAAGGATGCACGGTGGTAAAACATAAAGGATTTAACATTGACTCCCTCCCCCCACcttcgaaaaagaaaaaaaaaattgatgtaatttaatattttatcgTAACACTTTGAAGCGCTTTAGCACCTAGTATAACAAAACTATGATAgttgtagggataagggcccaggatcatatattgggccttggactTAGTCTGAGGTCATTAaatggtccgaggaggaacaaATAGTCATTAGGGGTTCcaatttaaagtctcataaATAAGAAACGAATGGAAAGTGGTTCGAGGAGGAACTCCTTCTCGGATATGATGAGTACAGTTCAAATATCTATTCCAGCAATTAGAATGAACCTCCAGAAAGCTCCAATGATAGGGAAATGCTTCATAAACATACGGGAatgaaggaaacccaaaaaaatttaaggaaaaactGCTACCACCTCATTAAATGCATTACAGCTATTTTTCTGACCGCATTTATGTTGAGAAGACATTAGAACAATGCTGTCttgactaccacaactcacagaaagccaaagagggtgtctgatgggacagatacTCAAGTAAGGGTTCAGACAATCAataagtgtaggatcaagatggtccaaagggagctatataatgtgagagaccctccatgagaaagGGATCGgaagaatagagagagagaacactgtagcaaccTAAATTGTCTTTGTATCCAATTGTGATCAATTTATACAAGTGTGACCTCCTCAGATTGAAAGTCCATTGATATCAGAActtcttatttgtgtttgattatcATTCAATTCAGTACTAGCCGTTGTTCAACTCATtaagacctagttcttaaacctactctctacaaatttattgtactgggccCATTGGACCAAaatcccatacatcttgggcttgggccgtagttcgagtccttacaatagtCTATAGTATCAAACAAAATCATGATTTAGTTCAGTAATATTCTAGtagtattataatttataagccTTTTGTTGAATCAAAATTCTCATTTAAAGTTAAGTATTTCctatcttgtttttttttcataattaactATTTCTTgcataaatttgaatttataactTCAATTATCATCAGAGTAATATTtcttaaaacttaaataaattctACTATGAATAGCTATATATTTATGAACTCACACAAttaatttcttctaaaaaaaggtttaaaatttttcaaaacaaaatataattattcatttttaaaaagcttctaaaaaaatacatgtgaGGGCTAAAAACGATGTTTTAACGTCACAATTAATTTGCAATAGATGGGTTGGAGTGAATCCACAATGGAAGACTTAAACTAGGGTAAGAAACTACAAATATCAATCAGgaacaatcaaagaaaagatCTCTCATTTATTTCCAATAAAACTCCTTATATAAACGTAcactttttctctttgtgtttctctctctccttttttatcACCTCCTCTTTTTGCATGTCTTGCTTCTTTTTATTCTCCCCGAGAACCCTATCTCAACACACAGCTGGTGAGATACTTGTCACATTAAACACCTTCCCCTTTCCTTTCATGATGCATCTAGACTTAAAGGGTTTAAAATACTGTTCAAGTGTTAGTCATTCAGCAATAAATGCAACTATGCCAAGCAAGTGGATTGAATTAATGCGAAAGTGATTGTTACTTTACCTAGAGGCCACCCTCT
This genomic stretch from Quercus lobata isolate SW786 chromosome 3, ValleyOak3.0 Primary Assembly, whole genome shotgun sequence harbors:
- the LOC115981491 gene encoding FRIGIDA-like protein 5; this encodes MGKISSELEAAEMKKQTLRKTLEQIHSSSSSFLLFSLQWKDLEDHFDTARRFLQEQVQGLESKEKRFEELELREKRVEELSRGFEAKEERLRECSKEFELKEADLEERVREVESREERIEECSRDFEVKEKRYGECIRKLKAKEKRLGECLKELELKEKKIEEYAERIRELEVKEDGLKESWKELEEWNQVFELREKKIEERFRELETKEKQFEARFKGLEVREESIELRLKDIGLKEKRSEEIILNENKLGERIKELELKEKLFEKRIKELELREKRFADSLHIRVKTEPLEDFPVNNVVNKSSTASLQFCVTMDGKSLQIFLNERWKEHDSMRLEVGTALRLSSDPAKLVLDAMEGFYPPRLKKGDLEFDESIVQGSCVLLLEQLLKLSPSIKPDVKQEAMRLAIVWRVKMRVDTKHSLEVLGFLQLLASYGLASAFDDDELIMHLEKVSEYEQLPGLCQILGVDNMAPVSCTVHSHIKSAQLSKESSLLDSRVASLAVNAQQDPKCLSVNVHGETLRSLLKKQVEYDSIRSKVSDALQSVLDPDKLVLDAIMGIYPSNLKGDEGFKFCVSRNLILLLKQLIGVSPQIKPLVKVEATKFANDWKSRLKKKRDDPLEVLAFLQFLVAYGLASSFYANEVLRLLDTDVWRKKIPDLCQVLGLTDIMPNFIQNHIKEEQQLEAIKYICALELVDNFPLVTLLNDHLKNSKRKAEDLCKEGNKSLPVQLKGMSKELTALRAVLSWIEIYKLEDENFHEILVKHIVEQEKQQAEKKREYDSSNVKNGPRTRSKDTLLQQHQQQQTNCSPKTLGSEMDPQQTNQVRPQHTEQKCVATTTMITATTAPSTLTSGNTPKSEPQEHSGSKRRRTEVPREAPPIYAVGATSAFHSVQPPNWHPTGLFMGQDAPYFDTSARHYSLSGHPLPDVHINPYVFPDYPRDALRRPGYYDRPIRDPADTIRGPGLYNYPRHYGGYNLPPSYLILLDLKTLAFGKCKKKKKANFLGFLSLF